The proteins below are encoded in one region of Micromonospora pisi:
- a CDS encoding RelA/SpoT family protein, with the protein MDVDAGRGAALGGAPTTRSGELPLTRRLRSLLSWSPAEDDPVTELARSHRGIHPSADTAVLRRGYTIAENMHRGQFRKSGEPYITHPLAVAQICADLGMDTTTLVAALLHDTVEDTRYTLQALTDDFGPEVAHLVDGVTKFDKAFYGKAAEAETIRKMIIAAGKDVRVLIIKLADRLHNMRTLGVRSPASRARIARATLEVLVPLCDRLGIQTLKRELDDVVLMHLEPEQYARIEEHVANRPRWSSYLQDVVGRAKVVLRRNRVLSVVEARPRHYYSIWKDTVAGEHSVPFDLPRIAIVVDGPDTDCYAALGAIHGEWRPVAGRFKDFIASPKNNLYRSLHTTVIGPEERTVEVLIRTKAMHQSAEYGIAAEFRFPQSGGGGSNTDQLDWLRRVLDWEQETSDSAQFLRSLRGDLAESQIQVFAEGRQIVLPAGSTPVDLAYELSIHKGDHCLAAKINGRLVPLASPLDEGDVVEIFTEADGHDEVDVATEPASGPRREWLEFVKSPHAQMQINRFFAEHQEPGISIADKVRLGRATIGLTLRKHDRGLANDLPLRRLSEELGYPDLETMLVAVVDRTIEPDTVVNRLIALVDQPE; encoded by the coding sequence GTGGACGTCGACGCCGGACGCGGCGCCGCTCTCGGAGGCGCCCCGACGACCCGATCGGGCGAGTTGCCGCTGACCAGACGGCTGCGGTCACTGCTCTCCTGGTCCCCCGCCGAGGACGACCCGGTGACCGAGTTGGCCCGCAGCCACCGGGGCATCCACCCGAGCGCCGACACCGCCGTGCTGCGCCGGGGTTACACCATCGCGGAGAACATGCACCGGGGGCAGTTCCGCAAGAGCGGCGAGCCGTACATCACCCATCCCCTTGCGGTGGCGCAGATCTGCGCGGACCTGGGCATGGACACCACCACCCTGGTCGCGGCACTGCTGCACGACACGGTGGAAGACACCCGCTACACGCTCCAGGCGCTGACCGACGACTTCGGACCCGAGGTGGCGCACCTGGTCGACGGGGTGACCAAGTTCGACAAGGCGTTCTACGGCAAGGCCGCCGAGGCGGAGACGATCCGCAAGATGATCATCGCGGCCGGCAAGGACGTCCGGGTGCTGATCATCAAGCTGGCCGACCGGCTGCACAACATGCGTACGCTCGGGGTCCGCTCCCCCGCCTCCCGGGCCCGGATCGCCCGCGCCACGCTGGAGGTGCTGGTCCCGCTCTGTGACCGGCTCGGCATCCAGACACTCAAGCGCGAACTCGACGACGTGGTGCTGATGCACCTCGAACCGGAGCAGTACGCCCGGATCGAGGAACACGTGGCGAACCGTCCACGATGGTCGAGCTACCTGCAGGACGTGGTCGGCCGGGCGAAGGTGGTGCTGCGCCGCAACCGCGTGCTCAGCGTGGTCGAGGCCCGCCCCCGGCACTACTACTCGATCTGGAAGGACACCGTCGCCGGGGAGCACTCCGTCCCCTTCGACCTGCCCCGGATCGCGATCGTGGTGGACGGCCCGGACACCGACTGTTACGCCGCCCTGGGGGCGATCCACGGTGAGTGGCGCCCGGTCGCCGGCCGGTTCAAGGACTTCATCGCCTCGCCCAAGAACAACCTCTACCGCTCGCTGCACACCACTGTGATCGGACCGGAGGAACGTACGGTCGAGGTGCTGATCCGGACCAAGGCCATGCACCAGTCCGCCGAGTACGGCATCGCCGCCGAGTTCCGGTTCCCGCAGTCGGGCGGCGGCGGCTCCAACACCGACCAGTTGGACTGGCTGCGCCGGGTGCTGGACTGGGAGCAGGAGACCTCGGACTCGGCGCAGTTCCTCCGGTCGTTGCGCGGTGACCTCGCCGAGAGCCAGATCCAGGTCTTCGCCGAGGGGCGTCAGATCGTGCTCCCGGCCGGTTCCACCCCGGTCGACCTGGCGTACGAGCTGAGTATCCACAAGGGTGACCACTGTCTCGCCGCGAAGATCAACGGCCGGCTGGTGCCGCTCGCCTCCCCGCTCGACGAGGGCGACGTGGTCGAGATCTTCACCGAGGCGGACGGGCACGACGAGGTCGACGTGGCGACCGAGCCCGCGTCCGGGCCGCGCCGGGAGTGGCTGGAGTTCGTCAAGTCCCCGCACGCCCAGATGCAGATCAACCGGTTCTTCGCCGAGCACCAGGAGCCGGGCATCTCGATCGCGGACAAGGTACGCCTCGGCCGCGCGACGATCGGGCTGACCCTGCGCAAGCACGATCGTGGCCTCGCCAACGACCTGCCGTTGCGACGGCTCTCCGAGGAACTCGGCTACCCCGATCTGGAAACCATGCTGGTCGCGGTGGTCGACCGGACGATCGAGCCCGACACCGTGGTCAACCGGTTGATCGCCCTGGTCGACCAGCCCGAGTAG
- a CDS encoding cytochrome c oxidase subunit 3, giving the protein MTAAPAIDKSRIHSLTRPNMVSVGTIVWLSSELMFFAALFAMYFSIRAAAPDQWEKHTEVLKVPYATTFTVILVLSSVTCQLGVFAAERGDVHALRRWFTLTFVMGLIFVLGQLNEYRNLVHEGVKINEDGYGSMFYLTTGFHGLHVTGGLIAFIIFMMRTTMGRFTPAQATSAIVVSYYWHFVDVVWIALYGMIYWLQ; this is encoded by the coding sequence GTGACAGCGGCCCCAGCCATTGACAAGAGCCGGATCCACTCTCTGACGCGTCCAAACATGGTCAGCGTCGGGACGATCGTGTGGCTCTCCAGCGAACTGATGTTCTTCGCGGCGCTCTTCGCGATGTACTTCTCCATCCGCGCGGCTGCGCCGGATCAGTGGGAGAAGCACACCGAGGTGCTCAAGGTTCCCTACGCGACGACGTTCACGGTGATCCTGGTGTTGTCCTCGGTCACCTGCCAGCTCGGCGTCTTCGCCGCGGAGCGGGGTGACGTGCATGCGCTGCGGCGCTGGTTCACGCTCACCTTCGTGATGGGCCTGATCTTCGTGCTTGGTCAGCTCAACGAGTACCGCAACCTGGTGCACGAGGGCGTCAAGATCAACGAAGATGGCTACGGGTCGATGTTCTATCTGACCACCGGCTTCCACGGCCTACACGTCACCGGCGGTCTGATCGCGTTCATCATCTTCATGATGCGTACCACCATGGGTCGGTTCACTCCGGCTCAGGCCACCTCGGCGATCGTCGTGTCGTACTACTGGCACTTCGTCGACGTCGTGTGGATCGCGTTGTACGGCATGATCTACTGGCTTCAGTGA
- a CDS encoding sugar phosphate nucleotidyltransferase, with protein sequence MSGVPGGICAIILAAGEGTRLRPLTERVPKALCPVGNVPLLERALDRVAGLGFSGPERVAVNACYLGEQVVRQVGDRAHLSVEPGPPLGTAGGVANLRDWIDGRGVLVGNADAYLADPQAPPGPDIAALLADWDGRTVRLLGQPITDPDEPYGFAGHRFAGFSLLPWSWLRDLPVEPTELVRAVWRPAEAAGELTVVPFPGTYLDTGTPADYLAANLHAAGGGNLVDPTATVSGRCTRAVVGAGAEVRGTVRDSVVWPGAVVAADERLTGAIRVGHELTVTVGDPLA encoded by the coding sequence GTGAGCGGCGTACCGGGCGGGATCTGCGCCATCATCCTCGCCGCCGGCGAGGGCACCCGGCTGCGCCCGCTCACCGAGCGGGTGCCGAAGGCGCTCTGCCCGGTCGGCAACGTACCGCTGCTGGAACGGGCACTGGACCGGGTCGCCGGGCTCGGCTTCAGCGGCCCGGAACGGGTCGCGGTGAACGCCTGCTACCTGGGCGAGCAGGTGGTCCGGCAGGTCGGCGACCGGGCGCACCTCTCGGTCGAGCCCGGTCCACCGCTCGGCACCGCCGGTGGGGTGGCGAATCTGCGGGACTGGATCGACGGGCGCGGTGTGCTCGTCGGCAACGCGGACGCCTACCTCGCCGACCCGCAGGCACCGCCCGGTCCGGACATCGCCGCGTTGCTCGCCGACTGGGACGGCCGGACGGTACGCCTGCTCGGGCAGCCGATCACCGACCCGGACGAACCGTACGGCTTCGCCGGTCACCGGTTCGCCGGGTTCTCGTTGCTGCCCTGGAGCTGGCTGCGGGATCTGCCGGTGGAGCCGACCGAGTTGGTCCGGGCGGTGTGGCGGCCGGCCGAGGCGGCCGGTGAGCTGACCGTGGTGCCGTTCCCCGGCACGTACCTGGACACCGGCACCCCCGCCGACTACCTTGCCGCGAACCTGCACGCCGCCGGTGGCGGGAACCTGGTCGATCCGACCGCGACGGTTTCGGGGCGGTGTACGCGGGCGGTGGTCGGTGCGGGCGCCGAGGTGCGCGGGACCGTGCGCGACTCGGTGGTCTGGCCGGGCGCGGTGGTGGCGGCGGACGAACGGCTGACGGGTGCGATCCGGGTCGGCCACGAACTGACCGTGACCGTCGGTGACCCTCTAGCATGA
- a CDS encoding ubiquinol-cytochrome c reductase iron-sulfur subunit, whose product MSERTSTHGAEQEELDLTDPRLSHFEIMREGARRDGIEIVHYEPPFPVLGTKAERRLTRTVSLFFLLTGLASLAFLVIYIAWPWRYESGSGDDKLFTPLLGLTLGVALLGIGFGILAWGKKLLPKEVSIQGRHDGGSSETDRKIAGSTIVYMAEELGFKRRPLLGFAALVGLAPVGVVAAAPLVGGLIKQPHKNNQMFTTGWAPQDGKLIRLTREDGTPLRPEDISAGGQLTVFPGIEDGVSNKHADSPTLLIHLRDDDARTARTANEGAGHGDFMWGNYIAFSKICTHAGCPASLYEQQTNRLLCPCHQSQFLITNNARPVFGPASRRLPQLPIEVDADGFFVAKSDFTETVGPDFWERP is encoded by the coding sequence GTGAGCGAGCGTACGTCGACACACGGGGCCGAGCAGGAGGAGCTCGATCTGACCGACCCCCGGTTGTCGCACTTCGAGATCATGCGCGAGGGGGCGCGGCGGGACGGCATCGAGATCGTCCACTACGAGCCGCCGTTCCCGGTCCTGGGCACCAAGGCGGAGCGTCGGCTCACCCGTACGGTCTCGCTGTTCTTCCTCCTCACCGGCCTGGCCTCGCTCGCGTTCCTGGTGATCTACATCGCCTGGCCGTGGCGGTACGAGTCGGGCAGCGGTGACGACAAGCTCTTCACCCCGCTGCTCGGTCTGACCCTGGGCGTGGCCCTGCTCGGCATCGGCTTCGGCATCCTCGCCTGGGGCAAGAAGCTGCTGCCGAAGGAGGTGTCGATCCAGGGCCGGCACGACGGCGGGTCCAGCGAGACCGACCGGAAGATCGCCGGTAGCACGATCGTCTACATGGCCGAGGAACTCGGCTTCAAGCGTCGGCCGTTGCTCGGCTTCGCCGCCCTGGTCGGCCTCGCGCCGGTCGGTGTGGTGGCGGCGGCGCCGCTGGTCGGTGGTCTGATCAAGCAGCCGCACAAGAACAACCAGATGTTCACCACGGGGTGGGCCCCGCAGGACGGCAAGCTGATCCGGCTGACCCGGGAGGACGGCACGCCGTTGCGTCCCGAGGACATCAGCGCCGGCGGTCAGCTCACCGTCTTCCCGGGCATCGAGGACGGGGTCAGCAACAAGCACGCCGACTCCCCGACGCTCCTGATCCACCTGCGTGACGACGATGCCCGCACCGCCCGGACCGCCAACGAGGGCGCGGGACACGGCGACTTCATGTGGGGCAACTACATCGCCTTCTCGAAGATCTGCACCCACGCCGGCTGCCCGGCGAGCCTGTACGAGCAGCAGACGAACCGTCTGCTCTGCCCGTGCCACCAGTCGCAGTTCCTGATCACCAACAACGCCCGGCCAGTCTTCGGGCCCGCCAGCCGTCGCCTGCCTCAGCTGCCGATCGAGGTAGACGCGGATGGCTTCTTCGTGGCGAAGTCCGACTTCACCGAGACCGTCGGGCCCGACTTCTGGGAGCGGCCATGA
- a CDS encoding cytochrome c oxidase assembly protein: MLRVDPIHTLTSSLTPTLASGEAANPPPFTVSTIFTQTRLDGWIAVGLVLAAGLYLYGVHRLRVRGDHWPVSRTVLFIGPGLGSIAAVTVSGLHAYDTTLLSVHMIQHMVLSMVAPIFLALGAPITLALRTVTGAPRRRLLAVLHSRVARVFSFPLFAFGLFVVNPFVLYFTGLYRITLEHPFAHELIHAHFILTGCLFFWPLVGHDPLPNRWPYPARALLMLLSVPFHTVLGLTVMQSSTLFGGDWYPSLALGWADPWADQKVAGGVLWAGGEFVSVTMIAVLVLQWVRQSEREARRIDRELDRQEARERAAAASSGGTAT, translated from the coding sequence GTGCTGCGCGTCGATCCGATCCACACTCTCACCTCGTCCTTGACGCCGACCCTGGCGTCGGGCGAGGCCGCCAATCCGCCCCCGTTCACCGTCTCCACGATCTTCACCCAGACGAGGTTGGACGGCTGGATCGCAGTCGGCCTGGTCCTCGCCGCCGGGCTCTACCTGTACGGAGTCCACCGGTTACGGGTCCGGGGCGACCACTGGCCGGTCTCCCGGACGGTGCTTTTCATCGGCCCCGGACTGGGCTCGATCGCGGCGGTCACGGTGAGCGGACTGCACGCGTACGACACCACATTGCTCTCCGTACACATGATCCAACACATGGTGCTCTCGATGGTCGCGCCGATCTTCCTCGCGCTCGGCGCGCCGATCACCCTGGCGCTGCGTACGGTCACCGGCGCGCCCCGCCGCCGTCTGCTCGCGGTGCTGCACAGCCGGGTGGCCCGGGTCTTCTCGTTCCCGCTCTTCGCTTTCGGCCTGTTCGTGGTCAACCCGTTCGTGCTCTATTTCACGGGGCTCTACCGGATCACCCTGGAGCACCCGTTCGCGCACGAACTCATCCACGCCCACTTCATCCTGACCGGCTGCCTGTTCTTCTGGCCACTGGTCGGGCACGACCCGCTGCCCAACCGGTGGCCGTACCCGGCGCGGGCGCTGCTGATGCTGCTCTCGGTGCCGTTCCACACCGTGCTCGGGCTCACCGTGATGCAGAGCTCCACCCTGTTCGGTGGCGACTGGTACCCGTCGCTGGCGCTCGGCTGGGCCGACCCGTGGGCCGACCAGAAGGTCGCCGGTGGTGTGCTCTGGGCCGGTGGCGAGTTCGTCAGCGTGACAATGATCGCGGTTCTGGTGCTCCAGTGGGTCCGCCAGTCCGAACGGGAGGCCCGCCGGATCGACCGCGAACTCGACCGTCAGGAGGCACGCGAACGCGCCGCGGCGGCGAGTTCCGGCGGCACCGCCACCTGA
- a CDS encoding DUF4142 domain-containing protein: MLAVKRLGIGAGLAMLGLALVGLAPATAAHAAAAPSQQDSQYLQALHQANLAEIASGNLARQNGTNKQVQDLGSQFVMDHAQLDKQVQSTASSAGVTLPDSPTPDQQAVISQLQGTSGAAFDTQWISAELTAHLKNIQATQTELAQGSDPAVKKVAQTALPKLQMHFDELLQLARKLGVPVPANPSVGPTPNPSAPSPGRSSGSPSPSGTGSQPGPGSTLSPNPGIS; encoded by the coding sequence ATGTTGGCTGTCAAACGCTTGGGGATAGGCGCCGGGCTGGCGATGCTCGGTCTGGCGCTGGTGGGTCTCGCGCCCGCTACCGCCGCACATGCCGCAGCTGCGCCGTCCCAGCAGGATTCGCAGTACCTGCAGGCGCTCCACCAGGCCAACCTGGCGGAGATCGCCAGCGGCAACCTGGCCCGCCAGAACGGTACGAACAAACAGGTGCAGGACCTGGGGTCACAATTCGTCATGGACCACGCCCAGTTGGATAAGCAGGTGCAGAGCACCGCTTCGTCCGCCGGGGTGACCCTGCCGGACTCGCCGACTCCGGACCAGCAGGCGGTGATCAGTCAGTTGCAGGGGACCAGCGGTGCCGCGTTCGACACCCAGTGGATCTCGGCGGAGCTGACCGCGCACCTGAAGAACATCCAGGCGACCCAGACCGAGCTGGCCCAGGGCTCGGACCCGGCCGTGAAGAAGGTGGCCCAGACCGCCCTGCCGAAGCTGCAGATGCACTTCGACGAACTGCTGCAACTGGCCCGGAAGCTGGGCGTTCCGGTGCCGGCGAACCCGTCGGTCGGACCGACCCCGAACCCGAGTGCACCCAGCCCGGGACGTTCCTCGGGATCACCGAGCCCGAGCGGCACCGGCAGCCAACCCGGTCCGGGGAGCACGCTCTCGCCCAACCCCGGCATCAGCTGA
- a CDS encoding cytochrome c, whose protein sequence is MARLRSGRSAPRSRGRRRLGAAVRLVAALILAGGAYTVFAPGLQAQDTPQLSSAAQEGKALFDVSCVSCHGRNAQGIEGRGPSLIGVGSASVEFQVGSGRMPLGRQEAQAERKPPVFNEDQTTQLGAYVQELGGGPQIPEHELRAGGNVAEGGELYRINCAACHGFGGGGGALSSGKFAPNLKPATDRQIYAAMLTGPQNMPVFGDNQIRPDQKADIIAFVQETLKHEQDPGGFFNLGRFGPSTEGLAIFLVGIVALVFTSLWIAGKS, encoded by the coding sequence ATCGCGCGATTGCGCAGCGGCAGGTCCGCGCCGCGCAGTCGGGGCCGCAGGCGGCTCGGCGCGGCGGTGCGCCTGGTAGCCGCCCTGATCCTGGCCGGCGGTGCGTACACCGTGTTCGCGCCGGGCCTGCAGGCGCAGGACACCCCGCAGCTGTCCAGTGCGGCACAGGAGGGCAAGGCGCTATTCGACGTCAGTTGCGTCTCCTGCCACGGCCGTAACGCCCAGGGCATCGAGGGCCGCGGGCCGAGCCTGATCGGCGTCGGTTCCGCCTCGGTCGAGTTCCAGGTGGGTTCCGGCCGGATGCCGCTGGGACGCCAGGAGGCCCAGGCCGAGCGGAAGCCCCCGGTCTTCAACGAGGACCAGACCACCCAGCTCGGCGCGTACGTCCAGGAACTCGGCGGCGGGCCGCAGATCCCGGAGCACGAGCTGCGGGCCGGCGGCAACGTCGCCGAGGGCGGCGAGCTGTACCGGATCAACTGCGCGGCCTGCCACGGCTTCGGCGGCGGCGGTGGCGCGCTCTCCTCGGGCAAGTTCGCGCCGAACCTCAAGCCGGCCACCGACCGGCAGATCTACGCCGCGATGCTCACCGGCCCGCAGAACATGCCGGTCTTCGGGGACAACCAGATCCGCCCGGACCAGAAGGCCGACATCATCGCGTTCGTTCAGGAGACGTTGAAGCACGAGCAGGACCCGGGCGGCTTCTTCAACCTCGGTCGGTTCGGTCCGTCCACCGAGGGTCTGGCCATCTTCCTGGTAGGCATCGTGGCTCTGGTCTTCACCAGTTTGTGGATTGCGGGGAAGTCGTGA
- a CDS encoding cytochrome b translates to MKRRKFDVAAVPGKAAGEVDDRLQVATPLRALLNKVFPDHWSFLLGEIALFSFIVLLLTGVFLTFFFEPAMTEVTYNGSYAPLRGAHMSAAYKSTLDISFDVRGGLIMRQMHHWAALMFMASIVVHMMRIFFTGAFRKPRELNWIIGTLLFWIGFLAGFSGYSIPDDGLSGTGLRIASAIMLSIPVIGSWLTSSIFGGEFPGEIIVSRFYIAHVLLIPGLLLALISAHLGLVFKQKHTQWPGPGRTNSNVVGERMFPRYALKQGGFFMIVFGVIALLGGLFQINPIWLFGPYEAWVVSSASQPDWYVMFLDGSTRLMPSWQINIPIGNGYVIPPLFWPTVVLPGILTMLPIFYPFIEARLNKDNKIHNLLERPRDNPSRTALGAMAVSFYLVLTLSGANDVIADKFFISLNAMTWAGRIGLIIVPPLAYYVTYRLCLGLQQHDREVLAHGVETGIIRRLPDGRFIEVHQPLADTDEHGHGELEYVGWVVPKKMNRLGALGPAVKGFFYPIEKPVEAPVSPGHPPVEPRPDREEISSRGGNH, encoded by the coding sequence ATGAAGCGCCGGAAATTCGACGTAGCAGCGGTGCCGGGCAAGGCGGCCGGCGAGGTCGATGACCGGCTGCAAGTAGCCACCCCGTTGCGGGCGCTGCTGAACAAGGTCTTCCCGGACCACTGGTCGTTCCTGCTGGGCGAGATCGCGCTCTTCTCGTTCATCGTGCTCCTGCTGACCGGTGTCTTCCTCACCTTCTTCTTCGAGCCCGCGATGACGGAGGTCACCTACAACGGCAGCTACGCGCCGTTGCGGGGGGCGCACATGTCGGCCGCGTACAAGTCGACCCTGGACATCTCGTTCGATGTCCGTGGCGGTCTGATCATGCGGCAGATGCACCACTGGGCCGCCCTGATGTTCATGGCGTCCATCGTGGTGCACATGATGCGGATCTTCTTCACCGGCGCGTTCCGCAAGCCGCGTGAGCTGAACTGGATCATCGGTACGCTGCTCTTCTGGATCGGCTTCCTGGCCGGGTTCAGCGGCTACTCCATCCCGGACGACGGCCTCTCCGGCACCGGCCTGCGGATCGCCTCGGCGATCATGCTCTCCATCCCGGTGATCGGGTCCTGGCTCACCTCGTCGATCTTCGGTGGCGAGTTCCCCGGCGAGATCATCGTCAGCCGGTTCTACATCGCCCACGTGCTGCTGATCCCGGGTCTGCTGCTGGCGCTGATCAGTGCCCACCTGGGTCTGGTCTTCAAGCAGAAGCACACCCAGTGGCCCGGCCCCGGCCGGACCAACAGCAACGTGGTCGGGGAGCGGATGTTCCCCCGCTACGCGCTGAAGCAGGGCGGCTTCTTCATGATCGTCTTCGGCGTGATCGCGCTGCTCGGCGGTCTGTTCCAGATCAACCCGATCTGGCTCTTCGGCCCGTACGAGGCGTGGGTGGTCTCCTCGGCCAGCCAGCCCGACTGGTACGTCATGTTCCTCGACGGGTCGACCCGGCTGATGCCCTCGTGGCAGATCAACATCCCGATCGGCAACGGGTACGTCATCCCGCCGCTGTTCTGGCCGACGGTGGTCCTGCCGGGCATCCTCACCATGTTGCCGATCTTCTACCCGTTCATCGAAGCGCGGTTGAACAAGGACAACAAGATCCACAACCTGCTCGAGCGTCCCCGGGACAACCCCAGCCGTACCGCCCTCGGTGCCATGGCGGTCTCGTTCTACCTGGTGCTGACCCTCTCCGGGGCGAACGACGTCATCGCGGACAAGTTCTTCATCAGCCTGAACGCGATGACCTGGGCCGGCCGGATCGGGCTGATCATCGTTCCGCCGCTGGCGTACTACGTCACCTACCGGCTCTGCCTGGGTCTCCAGCAGCACGACCGTGAGGTGCTGGCGCACGGTGTCGAGACCGGCATCATCCGGCGGCTGCCGGACGGTCGCTTCATCGAGGTGCACCAGCCGCTGGCCGACACCGACGAGCACGGCCACGGCGAGCTCGAGTACGTCGGCTGGGTGGTGCCGAAGAAGATGAACCGGCTGGGCGCACTCGGCCCGGCGGTCAAGGGCTTCTTCTACCCGATCGAGAAGCCGGTCGAAGCTCCGGTCTCGCCCGGCCACCCGCCGGTCGAGCCGCGGCCGGACCGCGAGGAGATCAGCAGCCGGGGCGGCAACCACTAA
- a CDS encoding NUDIX domain-containing protein, giving the protein MISRRSTRALFYRAFYRLPHPVRRKLVRLAVPKYIVGAVTLTYDAEAPAPGRLLLLRQPPGRAWSLPAGLLQRGEEPIVGAARELYEESGVRLAPEQLTPATPNAVVHLKGWVDCVFEARVPASSTPLVVDGGEVYEAAWHPLDDLPQLTTSTARLLGRYGIGPLAAADPAGTGTTPEPDPAPESGAGTA; this is encoded by the coding sequence GTGATCAGCCGTCGATCTACCCGGGCCCTTTTCTACCGCGCGTTCTACCGGTTGCCCCATCCGGTACGTCGCAAGCTGGTTCGGCTGGCCGTACCGAAGTACATCGTGGGCGCGGTGACGTTGACGTACGACGCGGAGGCACCGGCACCGGGTCGCCTGCTGCTGCTGCGCCAACCGCCGGGCCGGGCCTGGAGCCTGCCCGCCGGGCTGCTCCAGCGTGGCGAGGAACCGATCGTCGGCGCCGCCCGTGAGCTGTACGAGGAGTCCGGTGTCCGGCTGGCTCCGGAGCAGCTCACCCCGGCGACGCCGAACGCGGTGGTGCACCTGAAGGGCTGGGTCGACTGTGTCTTCGAGGCACGGGTGCCGGCCAGCAGCACACCGCTGGTGGTCGACGGTGGCGAGGTCTACGAGGCCGCCTGGCATCCGCTCGACGACCTGCCCCAGCTGACCACCTCCACCGCGCGGTTGCTCGGCCGCTACGGCATCGGCCCGTTGGCCGCAGCAGACCCGGCCGGCACCGGCACCACCCCCGAACCCGATCCCGCCCCCGAATCCGGCGCCGGTACGGCGTGA
- the trpD gene encoding anthranilate phosphoribosyltransferase gives MGERTWSNLLAALLRAEELSTADTAWAMGEIMSGSATTAQIAGFAMALRAKGETSGELAGLVEAMLGRAVLVELPDEVRASAVDVVGTGGDRAHTVNISTMTAMVVAGAGVRVVKHGNRAASSSCGAADLLEFLGIPLDLGPAGVAHCVTAAGIGFCFASRFHPGMRHAAVPRRELGVPTAFNFLGPLTNPGRPRAAAVGCFDPRMAPVMAGVFAARGDSVLVMRGEDGLDEFSTAAPTRVWIADRGRVTESVLDAADLGLPRSAPGDLRGGDATFNADAARRLLAGEAGPVRDAVLVNSAAALAAQWGLDGDLMKTMGEGLRVAAESIDSGAAARTLDRWIEVATAAKAAEES, from the coding sequence ATGGGCGAACGGACCTGGTCAAACCTCCTCGCCGCGCTGCTCCGCGCCGAGGAACTGTCCACCGCCGACACGGCCTGGGCCATGGGCGAGATCATGTCCGGCTCGGCGACCACGGCTCAGATCGCCGGTTTCGCGATGGCGCTGCGCGCCAAGGGTGAGACCTCCGGCGAGCTGGCCGGGCTGGTCGAGGCGATGCTGGGCCGGGCGGTCCTGGTGGAGCTGCCCGACGAGGTACGCGCCAGCGCGGTCGACGTGGTCGGCACCGGCGGAGACCGGGCGCACACGGTGAACATCTCCACCATGACCGCGATGGTGGTCGCCGGCGCCGGGGTACGCGTGGTCAAGCACGGCAACCGGGCCGCCTCCTCCTCGTGTGGCGCCGCTGACCTGCTGGAGTTCCTCGGCATCCCGCTCGACCTCGGTCCGGCCGGGGTGGCGCACTGTGTCACGGCGGCCGGCATCGGCTTCTGCTTCGCGTCCCGGTTCCACCCGGGCATGCGACACGCCGCGGTTCCGCGTCGCGAGCTCGGCGTGCCGACCGCATTCAACTTCCTCGGCCCGCTCACCAATCCGGGCCGCCCTCGGGCCGCCGCTGTCGGTTGCTTCGACCCCCGGATGGCGCCGGTCATGGCCGGCGTGTTCGCCGCCCGTGGCGATTCGGTGCTGGTGATGCGGGGTGAGGACGGGCTGGACGAGTTCAGCACCGCCGCGCCGACCCGGGTCTGGATCGCCGACAGGGGTCGGGTGACCGAGTCGGTGCTCGACGCGGCCGACCTCGGGCTGCCCCGTTCCGCCCCGGGCGACCTGCGCGGCGGGGACGCCACCTTCAACGCCGACGCGGCCCGGCGGCTGCTCGCCGGTGAGGCCGGACCGGTCCGGGACGCGGTGCTGGTCAACTCGGCGGCGGCGCTGGCCGCCCAGTGGGGCCTGGACGGCGATCTGATGAAGACGATGGGCGAGGGCCTGCGGGTCGCGGCGGAGTCGATCGACTCCGGCGCCGCCGCCCGGACCCTGGACCGCTGGATCGAGGTCGCCACCGCGGCCAAGGCGGCCGAGGAGAGCTGA
- a CDS encoding Lrp/AsnC family transcriptional regulator yields the protein MITAIVLIDCATDSIPEVAEALAAQPGVSEVYSVAGNVDLIAVVRVREFDEIAEVIAGRISKVPGVMNTESHIAFRAYSQHDLEEAFAIGLADAD from the coding sequence GTGATCACCGCAATCGTCCTCATCGACTGCGCGACCGACTCGATTCCCGAGGTCGCCGAGGCGCTCGCCGCCCAGCCCGGAGTCAGTGAGGTCTACTCGGTCGCCGGGAACGTCGACCTGATCGCGGTGGTGCGGGTGCGCGAGTTCGACGAGATCGCCGAGGTGATCGCGGGCCGGATCTCGAAGGTGCCGGGTGTGATGAACACCGAGTCGCACATCGCCTTCCGGGCCTACTCGCAGCATGACCTGGAGGAGGCGTTCGCGATCGGCCTGGCCGACGCGGACTGA